A region of Jannaschia sp. W003 DNA encodes the following proteins:
- the sfsA gene encoding DNA/RNA nuclease SfsA: MRFATPLVPARLVRRYKRFLADVALEDGREVTAHCPNPGAMTGLAEPGMRVWLEPNDDPRRKLGWGWRLVEMPCGRLAGVDTGVPNRVVGEALRAGLVPGLEGAVRAEVRYGERSRIDFMVGDTHVEVKNVHFRRDGDWAEFPDSRTARGARHLDEMAAVVRAGGRAVTLYLVQRPDCARLRIAADLDPVYGAAFARAREAGVETLAYGTRITREGVWLGERMPVE; this comes from the coding sequence ATGCGCTTCGCCACGCCCCTCGTGCCCGCCCGCCTCGTCCGCCGCTACAAGCGGTTCCTGGCCGACGTGGCGCTGGAGGACGGACGCGAGGTGACCGCGCACTGCCCCAACCCCGGCGCCATGACCGGGCTGGCCGAGCCGGGCATGCGCGTCTGGCTAGAGCCGAACGACGACCCCCGCCGCAAGCTCGGCTGGGGCTGGCGGCTGGTGGAGATGCCGTGCGGGCGGCTCGCGGGGGTGGACACCGGCGTGCCGAACCGCGTGGTGGGCGAGGCGCTGCGGGCGGGCCTCGTGCCGGGGCTGGAGGGCGCGGTGCGCGCCGAGGTGCGCTACGGCGAGCGCTCGCGCATCGACTTCATGGTGGGCGACACCCACGTCGAGGTGAAGAACGTCCACTTCCGCCGCGACGGCGACTGGGCCGAGTTCCCCGACAGCCGCACGGCGCGGGGTGCCCGGCACCTCGACGAGATGGCCGCGGTGGTGCGCGCCGGGGGGCGGGCGGTGACGCTCTACCTCGTGCAGCGCCCCGACTGCGCGCGGCTGCGGATCGCCGCCGATCTGGACCCGGTCTACGGCGCGGCCTTCGCGCGGGCCCGCGAGGCGGGGGTGGAGACGCTGGCGTATGGGACGCGCATCACCCGCGAGGGGGTGTGGCTGGGGGAGCGGATGCCGGTGGAGTAA
- a CDS encoding molybdopterin-binding protein — MPNPTAAMLVIGDEILSGRTRDGNTHHLAGRLGDSGIDLREARTVPDEQPRIVEALNALRGAYDHVFTSGGIGPTHDDITADAVGAAFGVPVDVRDDARTILAAHYASTGKELNEARLRMARVPEGATLIDNPVSAAPGFTVGNVHVMAGVPAIFAAMVESVLPTLQGGTPPVSASVRVERGEGDLAGPLGELAARYPDLSFGSYPFQDADGRHGANLVVRGADGARVAEAEAALRAAFA; from the coding sequence ATGCCCAACCCCACCGCCGCGATGCTCGTGATCGGCGACGAGATCCTCTCGGGCCGAACCCGCGACGGCAACACCCACCACCTCGCGGGCCGCCTCGGCGATAGCGGCATCGACCTGCGCGAGGCCCGCACGGTGCCCGACGAGCAGCCGCGCATCGTGGAGGCGTTGAACGCCCTGCGCGGCGCCTACGACCACGTGTTCACGTCCGGAGGCATCGGGCCGACCCACGACGACATCACCGCCGACGCCGTGGGCGCCGCCTTCGGCGTCCCGGTGGACGTGAGGGACGACGCGCGCACGATCCTCGCCGCGCATTACGCCAGCACCGGCAAGGAGCTGAACGAGGCCCGCCTGCGCATGGCCCGCGTGCCCGAGGGCGCGACCCTCATCGACAACCCCGTGAGCGCCGCCCCCGGCTTCACCGTCGGGAACGTGCATGTCATGGCCGGCGTGCCCGCGATCTTCGCCGCCATGGTCGAGAGCGTGCTGCCCACCTTGCAGGGCGGCACCCCGCCCGTCTCGGCATCGGTGCGCGTGGAGCGGGGCGAGGGCGACCTCGCCGGCCCCCTGGGCGAGCTGGCAGCGCGCTATCCCGACCTGAGCTTCGGCTCCTATCCGTTCCAGGACGCGGACGGGCGCCACGGCGCCAACCTCGTGGTGCGCGGGGCGGACGGCGCCCGCGTGGCCGAGGCCGAGGCCGCCCTGCGCGCCGCCTTCGCGTGA
- a CDS encoding N-acetyltransferase: MTAPGAARIMAAVRATWPPSALAPCGPFALPAERTGTRRATAARLREGEAATDADVAAVERARPGTVFGTLDGAEDALAALLAARGYREGGVSDLMAGPVAPLLGEPLPRVSGFAHWPPLAICGAIWDDHGNPAPRRAPMHRTPAPRAAILLRHADRAAGALFAAIHDGLAVLHLVVTLPRARRQGVGLLGLRHAAAWAETHGATHLALPVEASNAAAVALYRRGGLVRRGGYRYWSHP, encoded by the coding sequence GTGACCGCGCCGGGCGCCGCGCGGATCATGGCGGCGGTCCGCGCGACCTGGCCGCCCTCGGCGCTGGCCCCTTGCGGCCCCTTCGCGCTGCCCGCCGAGCGGACCGGCACCCGCCGCGCGACGGCGGCCCGCCTGCGGGAGGGCGAGGCGGCCACCGACGCCGACGTCGCGGCGGTGGAGCGCGCCCGCCCCGGCACCGTGTTCGGCACGCTCGACGGCGCCGAGGACGCGCTCGCCGCCCTGCTGGCCGCGCGCGGCTACCGCGAGGGCGGCGTGTCGGACCTCATGGCCGGCCCCGTGGCGCCGCTGCTCGGCGAGCCGCTGCCCCGCGTCAGCGGCTTCGCGCACTGGCCGCCGCTCGCGATCTGCGGCGCGATCTGGGACGACCACGGCAACCCCGCGCCCCGCCGCGCGCCCATGCACCGCACGCCCGCGCCGCGCGCCGCGATCCTCCTGCGCCACGCCGACCGCGCCGCGGGCGCCCTGTTCGCCGCGATCCACGACGGCCTCGCCGTGCTGCACCTCGTCGTCACCCTGCCCCGCGCCCGGCGCCAGGGGGTGGGCCTGCTTGGCCTGCGCCACGCCGCGGCCTGGGCCGAGACCCACGGCGCCACCCACCTCGCCCTGCCCGTCGAGGCCTCGAACGCCGCGGCCGTCGCGCTCTACCGGCGCGGCGGCCTCGTGCGGCGGGGCGGATACCGATACTGGAGCCACCCATGA
- a CDS encoding peroxidase-related enzyme (This protein belongs to a clade of uncharacterized proteins related to peroxidases such as the alkylhydroperoxidase AhpD.) — protein MTPTALDLPQANPLPPETQRYFALCVEKLGFVPNVLRAYAFDVDKLNAFTALYNDLMLGPSGLSKLEREMIAVAVSAENRCFYCLVAHGAAVRQLSGDPELGERIAFNWRTAALEPRVRAMLAFAVRMTRAFAEIAEADRQALRDEGLSDRDIWDVASVAAFFNMTNRVASATAMEPNPEYHGQAR, from the coding sequence ATGACCCCCACCGCCCTCGACCTGCCGCAGGCCAACCCGCTTCCCCCGGAGACGCAGCGCTACTTCGCGCTCTGCGTCGAGAAGCTGGGCTTCGTGCCCAACGTCCTGCGCGCCTACGCCTTCGACGTGGACAAGCTGAACGCCTTCACCGCGCTCTACAACGACCTGATGCTGGGGCCTTCCGGCCTCTCGAAGCTGGAGCGCGAGATGATCGCGGTGGCGGTCTCCGCCGAGAACCGCTGCTTCTACTGCCTCGTGGCCCACGGCGCCGCGGTGCGCCAGCTCTCCGGCGACCCCGAGCTTGGCGAGCGCATCGCCTTCAACTGGCGCACCGCCGCGCTCGAGCCGCGCGTGCGCGCCATGCTCGCCTTCGCGGTCCGCATGACCCGCGCCTTCGCGGAGATCGCCGAGGCCGATCGGCAGGCGTTGCGGGACGAGGGCCTGTCGGACCGCGACATCTGGGACGTCGCCTCGGTGGCCGCGTTCTTCAACATGACGAACCGCGTGGCCTCGGCCACGGCGATGGAGCCGAACCCCGAGTACCACGGCCAGGCGCGGTGA
- a CDS encoding OmpA family protein has translation MRAAAMLLLAAALPAAAQDLALPFPATETLSTSQPLASHRIATGPARDGAVPFETVEGAVARRAVEMRVPEGTGSLAVLAPVRDALVAEGWEPRFACETRGCGGWDFRFWLDVAEAPAMFVNLADFRYLALARGPERLALLVSPSGARAYLQAVHVAPEGTEPALAVAAAPTPPGAVGAALAATGRAVLGDLVFATGSAALPEAEYASLDALAAYLREVPDARVALVGHTDAEGGAAGNIAISRARAEAARRRLVALGVAPSRVETHGVGYFAPLARNDTARGREANRRVEAVLVSVPE, from the coding sequence ATGCGGGCGGCGGCCATGCTGCTGCTCGCCGCCGCCCTGCCCGCCGCGGCGCAGGACCTCGCCCTGCCCTTCCCGGCCACCGAGACCCTGAGCACGTCGCAGCCCCTCGCCTCGCACCGCATCGCCACCGGCCCCGCGCGGGACGGCGCCGTGCCCTTCGAGACGGTCGAAGGCGCCGTCGCCCGCCGCGCCGTGGAAATGCGCGTGCCCGAGGGCACCGGCAGCCTCGCCGTCCTCGCACCCGTCCGCGATGCGCTGGTGGCCGAGGGCTGGGAGCCGCGCTTCGCCTGCGAGACGCGGGGCTGCGGCGGCTGGGACTTCCGCTTCTGGCTTGACGTGGCCGAGGCGCCGGCGATGTTCGTGAACCTCGCCGACTTCCGCTACCTCGCCCTCGCCCGCGGGCCCGAGCGCCTCGCCCTCCTCGTCAGTCCCTCGGGCGCGCGCGCCTACCTCCAGGCCGTGCACGTCGCCCCCGAAGGCACGGAGCCGGCCCTGGCCGTCGCCGCCGCCCCGACGCCCCCCGGCGCGGTGGGCGCGGCCCTGGCGGCCACGGGGCGCGCGGTGCTGGGCGACCTCGTCTTCGCCACCGGCTCCGCGGCGCTGCCCGAGGCGGAATACGCCTCGCTGGACGCTCTCGCCGCCTACCTGCGGGAGGTCCCGGACGCCCGCGTCGCCCTCGTGGGCCACACGGATGCGGAAGGGGGCGCGGCGGGCAACATCGCGATCAGCCGCGCGCGGGCCGAGGCGGCGCGGCGCAGGCTGGTGGCCCTGGGCGTGGCGCCGTCCCGGGTCGAGACCCACGGCGTCGGCTACTTCGCCCCGCTCGCCCGCAACGACACGGCGCGGGGGCGCGAGGCGAACCGCCGCGTCGAGGCGGTGCTGGTCTCGGTGCCGGAGTAG
- a CDS encoding LysR family transcriptional regulator — MDRLSEMEAFATVVDQGGFTDAAKKLGISKSAVSKHVSSLETRLGARLLNRTTRRVSPTEIGLAYYDRARRVLNDAGEADALVTSMQSAPSGLLRVSVATDFGVNHLSPNLGSFLHEYPDITVNMVLDNRFVELISEGFDLAVRIGELEDSSLRARKLAESHKMMIASPTYLEEYGRPARIDDLNDHKLLHYSNQSGGNVWRITAPSGEKRQVRSAGWLTVNDGQSLLNAALGGLGIAYLPAFLYADAVREGKLVPAIEGLEPETQGIYAVYPPGRYTQPKVRAFIDFLVESFRDRGAADW; from the coding sequence ATGGATCGACTGTCTGAAATGGAAGCCTTCGCCACGGTGGTCGATCAGGGTGGGTTCACGGATGCGGCCAAGAAGCTCGGCATCAGCAAGTCGGCGGTTTCCAAGCACGTCTCCTCCTTGGAGACGCGTCTCGGGGCCCGCCTCCTGAACCGTACCACGCGCAGGGTCAGCCCCACCGAGATCGGCCTCGCCTACTACGACCGGGCGCGGCGGGTGCTGAACGACGCCGGCGAGGCGGACGCCCTCGTGACCTCGATGCAGTCGGCGCCCTCGGGCCTGCTGCGGGTGTCGGTGGCCACCGACTTCGGCGTGAACCACCTCAGCCCGAACCTCGGCTCGTTCCTGCACGAGTACCCGGACATCACCGTCAACATGGTGCTCGACAACCGCTTCGTGGAGCTGATCTCCGAGGGCTTCGACCTCGCGGTCCGCATCGGCGAGCTGGAGGACAGCAGCCTGCGCGCCCGCAAGCTGGCCGAGAGCCACAAGATGATGATCGCCTCGCCCACCTATCTCGAGGAGTACGGGCGCCCGGCGCGGATCGACGACCTGAACGACCACAAGCTCCTGCACTACTCGAACCAGTCGGGCGGCAACGTCTGGCGCATCACCGCGCCCTCGGGCGAGAAGCGGCAGGTGCGCTCGGCGGGCTGGCTGACGGTGAACGACGGGCAGTCGCTCCTGAACGCGGCGCTCGGCGGCCTCGGGATCGCCTACCTGCCTGCCTTCCTCTACGCGGACGCGGTGCGCGAGGGGAAGCTGGTGCCCGCGATCGAGGGGCTGGAGCCGGAGACGCAGGGGATCTACGCGGTCTATCCGCCGGGGCGCTACACCCAACCCAAGGTGCGCGCCTTCATCGACTTCCTGGTCGAGAGCTTCCGCGACCGCGGCGCCGCCGACTGGTAG
- a CDS encoding FAD-dependent oxidoreductase codes for MSQYPHLLAPLDLGHVTLPNRVLMGSMHTGLEETKDWNRVATFYAERARGGVALMVTGGMAPNREGGVFPGAAGLFSDEDIANHRIVTDRVHEAGGRIAMQILHAGRYAYSPDCVGPSPIKSPISPFPPRELDEAGIEKQVADIVAAAVNARRAGYDGVEVMGSEGYFLNQFLVAHTNKREDRWGGSLENRQRLPVEVVRRVREAVGADFIVIYRLSMIDLVPGGQTWEEVVGLARKIEAAGASILNTGIGWHEARIPTIATSVPRAAFAWVTRKLMGKVGIPVITSNRINTPEVAEGLLADGCADMVSMARPFLADSQFVRKAMEGRSREIAPCIACNQACLDHTFSGKISSCLVNPRACHETELAYEPTETPRHVAVVGAGAAGATVAMIAARRGHRVTVWDKAAEVGGQLNLAKAIPGKEEFVPFVDWIATMLDHERIDLRLGRAPEVADLREADDVVIATGVRPRDPGIPGQDGPNVLSYVEVLRGAPVGQRVAVVGAGGIGFDTADYLTHPGGPTPTEELPRWLHEWGVADPEAHRGGLDPQGPRPEPSAREITLLQRKSEKLGRRLGKTTGWIHRASLAMKDVKMVPGATYERIDADGLHVTVDGKPHVIACDTVVLCAGQEPERSLADALIAEGIEPHVIGGADVAAELDAKRAIDQGARLAATL; via the coding sequence ATGTCCCAGTATCCCCACCTGCTCGCCCCGCTCGACCTCGGGCACGTCACGCTCCCGAACCGGGTGCTGATGGGCTCCATGCACACCGGGCTGGAGGAGACCAAGGACTGGAACCGGGTCGCCACCTTCTACGCCGAGCGCGCCCGGGGCGGCGTGGCGCTGATGGTCACGGGCGGCATGGCGCCGAACCGCGAGGGCGGCGTGTTCCCGGGCGCGGCGGGCCTCTTCTCGGACGAGGACATCGCGAACCACCGCATCGTGACGGACCGGGTGCACGAGGCGGGCGGGCGCATCGCGATGCAGATCCTCCACGCCGGGCGCTACGCCTACTCGCCGGACTGCGTCGGACCCTCCCCCATCAAGTCGCCGATCTCGCCGTTTCCCCCCAGGGAGCTGGACGAGGCGGGGATCGAGAAGCAGGTCGCCGACATCGTCGCGGCCGCCGTGAATGCGCGGCGCGCGGGCTACGACGGCGTCGAGGTGATGGGGTCCGAGGGCTACTTCCTGAACCAGTTCCTCGTGGCCCATACCAACAAGCGCGAGGACCGCTGGGGCGGGAGCCTCGAGAACCGTCAGCGCCTGCCCGTGGAGGTCGTGCGCCGCGTGCGCGAGGCGGTGGGCGCGGACTTCATCGTGATCTACCGCCTCAGCATGATCGACCTCGTGCCCGGCGGGCAGACCTGGGAGGAAGTCGTCGGCCTGGCTCGGAAGATCGAGGCGGCGGGCGCCTCGATCCTCAACACCGGCATCGGCTGGCACGAGGCGCGCATCCCCACCATCGCCACCTCCGTGCCCCGCGCCGCCTTCGCCTGGGTCACGCGCAAGCTGATGGGCAAGGTGGGGATCCCGGTCATCACCTCGAACCGCATCAACACCCCCGAGGTGGCCGAGGGGCTGCTGGCGGACGGCTGCGCCGACATGGTGTCGATGGCCCGGCCCTTCCTGGCGGATTCACAGTTCGTGCGGAAGGCCATGGAGGGGCGGAGCCGGGAGATCGCGCCCTGCATTGCCTGCAACCAGGCCTGCCTCGACCACACCTTCTCGGGCAAGATCAGCTCCTGCCTCGTGAACCCCCGCGCCTGCCACGAGACCGAGCTCGCCTACGAGCCGACCGAGACCCCCCGCCACGTCGCCGTGGTGGGCGCGGGCGCCGCCGGCGCCACGGTCGCCATGATCGCGGCGCGGCGCGGGCACCGCGTCACGGTCTGGGACAAGGCGGCGGAGGTGGGCGGGCAGCTCAACCTCGCCAAGGCGATCCCCGGCAAGGAGGAGTTCGTGCCCTTCGTGGACTGGATCGCCACGATGCTGGATCACGAGCGCATCGACCTGCGCCTCGGCCGGGCGCCCGAGGTGGCGGACCTGCGCGAGGCCGACGACGTGGTGATCGCCACCGGCGTGCGCCCCCGCGACCCGGGGATTCCGGGGCAGGACGGGCCGAACGTGCTGTCCTACGTGGAGGTGCTGCGCGGCGCGCCCGTGGGGCAACGCGTGGCCGTGGTGGGCGCGGGCGGCATCGGCTTCGACACCGCCGACTACCTGACCCATCCCGGCGGCCCCACCCCCACCGAGGAGCTGCCGCGCTGGCTCCATGAGTGGGGCGTGGCCGACCCCGAGGCGCACCGGGGCGGCCTGGACCCCCAGGGCCCGCGCCCCGAGCCGTCGGCGCGCGAGATCACGCTGCTGCAGCGCAAGAGCGAGAAGCTGGGCCGGCGCCTCGGCAAGACCACGGGCTGGATCCACCGCGCCTCGCTGGCGATGAAGGACGTGAAGATGGTCCCCGGCGCCACCTACGAGCGCATCGACGCGGACGGCCTGCACGTCACGGTGGACGGGAAGCCGCACGTGATCGCCTGCGACACGGTGGTGCTGTGCGCGGGGCAGGAGCCCGAGCGCTCCCTCGCCGACGCGCTGATCGCCGAGGGCATCGAGCCCCACGTGATCGGCGGCGCCGACGTGGCCGCGGAACTGGACGCCAAGCGCGCCATCGACCAGGGCGCGCGGCTGGCGGCGACGCTCTAG
- a CDS encoding DUF6478 family protein — protein sequence MPFRSPSGRRGGPAHLLQALGDRRLLRRFRAPPEERSLADLAALLPEARRLRAQADAVARGAERMMSARAGRIDLPPQADWGWRPEPWAVALRPDCWPGAAGGTPLAPGATLFHDCPLSEITLRQRRAADPQARAPFALAMDVLGFRGSFLSIVVDLPPAGRDGLSPSHIVGLRGRVTTERPGELFARLNVRHGPNTETIVRELRPGDTPGGAVEAEFDLGLEDFNPRKVTHAWVDVIFEQPAMTAATVHDLVLTRRPRANL from the coding sequence ATGCCCTTCCGCTCGCCCTCGGGGCGGCGCGGCGGCCCGGCGCACCTCCTGCAGGCGCTGGGCGACCGGCGGCTGCTGCGCCGCTTCCGGGCGCCGCCCGAGGAGCGCAGCCTCGCGGACCTCGCCGCCCTCCTGCCCGAGGCGCGGCGCCTGCGCGCGCAGGCCGACGCGGTGGCGCGCGGCGCGGAGCGGATGATGTCGGCGCGCGCCGGGCGCATCGACCTGCCGCCCCAGGCGGACTGGGGCTGGCGCCCCGAGCCCTGGGCCGTGGCGCTGCGGCCCGACTGCTGGCCCGGCGCGGCGGGCGGCACGCCGCTCGCCCCCGGCGCCACGCTGTTCCACGACTGCCCGCTCTCGGAGATCACCCTGCGCCAGCGCCGCGCCGCCGACCCGCAGGCCCGCGCGCCCTTCGCGCTGGCGATGGACGTGCTGGGCTTCCGCGGCTCGTTCCTCTCCATCGTGGTGGACCTGCCGCCCGCGGGGCGCGACGGCCTGAGCCCCTCGCACATCGTGGGCCTGCGGGGGCGGGTGACGACCGAGCGGCCGGGCGAGCTCTTCGCGCGGCTCAACGTGCGCCACGGGCCGAACACCGAGACCATCGTGCGCGAGCTGCGCCCCGGCGACACGCCGGGCGGCGCGGTGGAGGCTGAGTTCGACCTCGGGCTCGAGGACTTCAACCCGCGCAAGGTCACCCACGCCTGGGTGGACGTGATCTTCGAGCAGCCCGCGATGACGGCGGCCACGGTGCACGACCTCGTGCTGACGCGGCGCCCGCGGGCCAACCTGTGA
- the ilvD gene encoding dihydroxy-acid dehydratase, with amino-acid sequence MLKGPTDKTRLPSRHVTEGPARAPHRSYFHAMGLDDEAIHQPFVGVATCWNEAAPCNIALSRQAQAVKLGVKQGGGTPREFTTITVTDGIAMGHEGMRSSLASRDAIADTVELTMRGHCYDALVGLAGCDKSLPGMMMAMVRLNTPSVFIYGGSILPGRVPAGSDVPEEYKNRDLTVQDMFEAVGNHQAGNLSDEALAVLERVACPSAGACGGQFTANTMACVSEAIGLALPNSSGAPAPYESRDQYSIASGEAVMRLLELNIRARDVVTLKSLENAARVVACTGGSTNAGLHLPAIAHEAGIAFTLQDVCEIFRDTPYFVDLKPGGQYVAKDLYEAGGVPVVMKELRKAGLIHEDCMTATGKTIGEVIDACRGEADGRVIHPVATPITRTGGVVGLQGNLAPDGAIVKVAGIKAEDQRFTGPARVFECEEDAFAAVKARAYEEGEVLVIRNEGPAGGPGMREMLATTAALSGQGMGKKVALITDGRFSGATRGFCVGHVGPEAAHGGPIALVRDGDRITIDAVDGVLSVDVDAAEMERRRAEWGGPRETIYATGALWKYAQLVGPARTGAPTHPGGAREKHVYMDL; translated from the coding sequence ATGCTCAAGGGCCCTACCGACAAGACCCGCCTGCCCAGCCGCCACGTGACCGAAGGCCCCGCCCGGGCGCCGCACCGCTCGTACTTCCACGCCATGGGGCTGGACGACGAGGCGATCCACCAGCCCTTCGTAGGCGTGGCCACCTGCTGGAACGAGGCCGCGCCCTGCAACATCGCGCTGAGCCGCCAGGCGCAGGCCGTGAAGCTGGGCGTCAAGCAGGGCGGGGGCACGCCGCGCGAGTTCACCACCATCACCGTGACCGACGGCATCGCCATGGGCCACGAGGGGATGCGCTCGTCGCTCGCCAGCCGCGACGCCATCGCCGACACGGTGGAGCTGACCATGCGCGGGCACTGCTACGACGCGCTCGTCGGGCTGGCGGGCTGCGACAAGTCTCTGCCAGGCATGATGATGGCGATGGTGCGCCTCAACACGCCTTCGGTGTTCATCTACGGCGGCTCGATCCTGCCGGGCCGCGTGCCCGCGGGGTCGGACGTGCCCGAAGAGTACAAGAACCGCGACCTCACGGTGCAGGACATGTTCGAGGCGGTGGGCAACCACCAGGCGGGCAACCTCTCGGACGAGGCGCTCGCCGTGCTCGAGCGGGTCGCCTGCCCCTCGGCGGGGGCCTGCGGCGGCCAGTTCACGGCCAACACCATGGCCTGCGTGTCCGAGGCGATCGGCCTGGCGCTGCCCAACTCCTCGGGCGCGCCGGCGCCCTACGAGAGCCGCGACCAGTACTCCATCGCGTCGGGCGAGGCGGTGATGCGCCTCCTGGAGCTGAACATCCGCGCCCGCGACGTGGTGACGCTCAAGAGCCTCGAGAACGCGGCCCGCGTGGTCGCCTGCACCGGCGGGTCCACCAACGCAGGGCTGCACCTGCCGGCCATCGCCCACGAGGCGGGCATCGCGTTCACGCTTCAGGATGTCTGCGAGATCTTCCGCGACACGCCCTACTTCGTGGACCTCAAGCCCGGCGGGCAGTACGTGGCCAAGGACCTCTACGAGGCGGGCGGCGTGCCCGTCGTGATGAAGGAGCTGCGGAAGGCGGGCCTCATCCACGAGGACTGCATGACCGCGACCGGCAAGACCATCGGCGAGGTGATCGACGCGTGCCGGGGCGAGGCGGACGGGCGCGTCATCCACCCCGTCGCGACCCCGATCACCAGGACGGGCGGCGTGGTGGGCCTTCAGGGCAACCTCGCGCCCGACGGGGCCATCGTGAAGGTGGCCGGCATCAAAGCCGAGGACCAGCGCTTCACCGGCCCGGCCCGCGTGTTCGAGTGCGAGGAGGACGCCTTCGCCGCCGTAAAGGCCCGCGCCTACGAGGAGGGCGAGGTGCTCGTCATCCGCAACGAGGGGCCGGCGGGCGGGCCGGGGATGCGCGAGATGCTGGCCACCACCGCCGCGCTCTCGGGGCAGGGCATGGGCAAGAAGGTGGCCCTCATCACCGACGGGCGCTTCTCGGGCGCGACGCGCGGCTTCTGCGTGGGCCACGTCGGCCCCGAGGCGGCCCACGGCGGCCCGATCGCCCTGGTGCGCGACGGCGACCGGATCACCATCGACGCGGTGGACGGCGTGCTGTCGGTGGACGTGGACGCGGCCGAGATGGAGCGCCGGCGGGCGGAGTGGGGCGGCCCGCGCGAGACGATCTACGCCACGGGCGCGCTGTGGAAGTACGCGCAGCTGGTCGGGCCCGCGCGCACCGGGGCGCCGACCCATCCGGGCGGCGCCCGGGAGAAGCACGTCTACATGGACCTCTGA
- a CDS encoding CPBP family intramembrane glutamic endopeptidase, which translates to MWTPAFERFVAPARLRPELWRTGLGTLLIVAVYVAVVSGALALVALWWSWGRPPAEQADAAARFALFAAGRTPWGVLLLLATFAGMAAGAALAVRWLHGRTARSLAGPHLLRDFVPAAAITLLIGGAAALVGLGGMELVPNVAPTTFALLLPLALAALAVQTGAEELVFRGYLQTQLAARFRSPVAWMLLPSLLFGALHLDAGFLLAEGRLAENDGLILAATTLVGLLAADLTRVTGSLGAAWGLHFANNVQALLVVAIDDILSGMALWRTPFSGDDLEALPALILADMGLLVVIWAVIRLWLARAARHRVAA; encoded by the coding sequence ATGTGGACCCCCGCCTTCGAGCGCTTCGTCGCGCCCGCCCGCCTCCGCCCCGAACTCTGGCGCACCGGGCTCGGCACCCTGCTGATCGTGGCCGTCTACGTGGCGGTGGTGTCGGGCGCGCTCGCGCTCGTGGCGCTGTGGTGGTCGTGGGGCCGCCCGCCCGCCGAGCAGGCCGATGCGGCCGCGCGCTTCGCGCTGTTCGCGGCGGGGCGCACGCCCTGGGGCGTGCTCCTCCTCCTTGCTACCTTCGCCGGCATGGCCGCCGGCGCCGCGCTGGCCGTGCGCTGGCTGCACGGGCGCACGGCCCGCTCGCTCGCCGGCCCGCACCTCCTGCGCGACTTCGTGCCCGCCGCCGCGATCACGCTTCTCATCGGCGGGGCCGCGGCGCTCGTGGGGCTGGGCGGGATGGAGCTGGTGCCCAACGTCGCGCCCACCACCTTCGCCCTGCTGCTGCCCCTCGCGCTCGCGGCCCTCGCCGTCCAGACCGGCGCCGAGGAGCTGGTGTTCCGCGGCTACCTCCAGACCCAGCTCGCCGCGCGCTTCCGCTCGCCCGTGGCGTGGATGCTCCTGCCCTCGCTCCTGTTCGGCGCGCTGCACCTCGACGCGGGCTTCCTCCTGGCCGAGGGGCGCCTGGCCGAGAACGACGGCCTGATCCTCGCCGCCACCACGCTCGTGGGCCTCCTGGCGGCCGACCTCACCCGCGTGACGGGCTCGCTCGGCGCCGCCTGGGGCCTCCACTTCGCAAACAACGTGCAGGCCCTCCTCGTGGTCGCCATCGACGACATCCTGTCGGGCATGGCCCTGTGGCGCACGCCCTTCTCGGGCGACGACCTGGAGGCGCTGCCGGCCCTGATCCTGGCCGACATGGGCCTCCTCGTGGTGATCTGGGCCGTGATCCGTCTCTGGCTCGCCCGCGCCGCGCGCCACCGCGTCGCCGCCTGA